The sequence below is a genomic window from Campylobacter concisus.
CAAAGCTTTTCTTACCAAATTTTGAAAACAAAATTTGCATCTTTTTGTCGTGAGCTTTGGTTGATTTAAGTGTAAAATTTGTCATCCAAGCTCTAAAATTTTCATTTAAGCAAATACTTATATCAAGCTCGCTTTTTTTGCTAACTAGCCCCATAAACGAGCTAGATATCGCTCCATCTTTTGCAAGAGCGTGTGTACCAAAAGGCGTTAAAATTCCATTTGTAAAATCATCTTTTTGGCTGCTAATAATTAAAATTTCTTCACCTTTTTTAGCTAATTCGTAAGCCGTAAATAACGCACTAAAACCATCTCCAATAATCGCTACTTTGCCCATAATAACCCTTTGTTTTAAATTAATCTTGTAATGATAATATAAATTCAAATTTAAAGCAAAATGGTGTAAAATCAACCATTTTTAAAGAAAATGGAAATTTATCAAATGATAGAAAAATTAAAAGTTATTGCTGAACTTATCGTTTTTAAGCATTCTGTTTTTGCTTTGCCTTTTATTTTTGTTGCGATGATAGTTGCTAGCAAGATAGAAAGTGGCTCGGCTTGGTTTGGCTTTAAACTGCTTATTCTAGGTACTTTTTGCGCTGTTAGTGCTAGAAATTTTGCTATGGCTTTTAATAGATATAAAGACGAAGACATCGACAAGCTAAATCCGCGAACTGCAAGCCGCCCAAGCGTTGATGGTCGTATCGGTAGGAGCAATATGCGGCTTTTTATCGTGGCAAATGCGTTTATTTTTATCGTATGTGCTTATTTTATAAATTCGCTCGCATTTTGGCTAAGTTTTCCTATTTTAGCTGTTCTTGGTGGATATTCGCTATTTAAACGCTTTAGCGAGCTAGCACACCTAGTGCTTGGCCTTAGCTTAGGTCTTGCTCCTATTGCTGGTGTGGTCGCAGTGAGTGCTGCTATACCACTTTGGAGCGTGTTACTTTGCCTTGGTGTGACATTTTGGGTAGCTGGATTTGACTTGCTTTACTCACTTCAGGATATGAAATTTGATAAAGAAAACAAGCTCTTTAGCATACCAGCTATTTACGGCGACAAGGCTACGCTATTTCTGTCGGCTATTTTTCACGCTTTAGCTTTTATATTTTGGCTACTTTTTGCTTGGGCGGCTGGGCTTGGAGCGATGGCATTTTTTGGAATTTTAGTAAGTGGCGTTATTTTATTTTTTGAGCATAGGATCGTAAGACGCGACTTTAGCAAGATAGATAGAGCATTTTTTACGTTAAATGGCTATTTGGGAATTTTATTTTTTATCTTTGTTTGGATTAGCGTATTATGAGTGAGATTAAGCTGTTTAAAGCACCTCTTGATATAGAATTTGAGTCTGATAAAGATGGGAGCGAGAAATTTAAAAGAGAGTTTGACTCCATCTTGCCGGGCGAAGAGGATGCGCTTGGGGCTTGGCTAAAACGAGCTAAATCGCGTGGCGAAACCAAAGAGAGCGATCAAGTTTTATTAACTTTGCTGATTGAGCTTCATAGAAAAGTCGATGCTCTGAGTGATTATATTAAAAACGAGCATAAGCAATATTTGCCACTAAAAGAGAGGACGAGTATCGAAGAAATCGGTTTTACACATATAAAAATAAGCGAAGAAAAATTTATAAAAGATGAAATTTACTACGCAAGGATTGCTATGCCTATCTTTCCAAAGAGAAATTTGAGCCTTTATTTAAGGGCTGTTAGTGAAAATTTAGCAAAGATAGAAAATATGCACGAAGAGGATGAGGCTGACTGGAACGCTTATGTGACGGCTAGGGAACGTGTAATGATAAGAGAAATGAGAGCGAACTCGTAGAAGGAAAAATATGGAAATTTATATTTTTTTAGGCTTTGGTATCGTTTTGGCGATAATAGTAGCTTTGATGTTGATAAAAGATAGTGAGACAAATAAAAAATTTGCGAGATTTGAGCGAGCGATAGAAAGCGTTATGCAAGAAAATTTTAATCTAAAAAAGCAAATTTCAATGCTTGAGGGCGAGGCGTTTAAAAATAGCGAACAATATGAGCCACTTAAAAAACAGATAAAAGAAAATATTGATTTGCAAATAAATGAGAAAATTGTGCCAATAATTCGTGCAATTAAGAGTATTGAGCGAGTAATTGATGATTTTGCAACAGAGCAAAAAGATAGGATAGTTAGTCTTGAAGAGAGAACAAGAGATATTAATAAAATCGCACCAAGCGTTATCAATGAAGAAGAGCAAATTTTAAAAATGTTTAAAGACGGGAAAAGTGCAGCGATGATCGCAAAGGACCTTCATGTTGGAATGGGGCGAGTCGAATTTGTGCTTAAATTTCATAAATTAGCCTAAATTTACAGGCTAATTTTAAAAAGACTAATCTACTCTTAAACTACAAAAATTGACTTAAATTTTTATTTTGATTTAAATCTTTTAACATATAATTGAAAAAATTATAAAAAGCTCTAACCAAGCTTAAGAAGGTGCTTTATGCTAGTTGATAAATATGGTCGGGTTGTTGATTATTTAAGGATTTCTGTAACTCAGCGTTGCAACTTTAGGTGTAGGTATTGTATGCCTACAACGCCATTTAGCTGGACGCCAAGAGAGAATTTATTAACCTTTGAAGAGCTATTTTTATTTGTAAAAGTGGCTATCGATGAAGGTATAAAAAAGATAAGAATCACTGGTGGTGAACCGCTTGTACGTAAGGATTTGGACGTTTTTATAAAGATGATAAGTGATTATAATCCAGACATCGATCTAGCGCTTACTACAAATGGTTATATGCTTTCACACTTTGCCAAAAGGCTAAAAGACGCTGGGCTAAAACGCATAAATATGTCGCTTGATACGCTAAATGAGCAAAAGGCTAAATTTATCGCACAAAAAAGTGTCTTGCACGAAGTTTTAGCTGGCTTTGAAGCAGCTCATGATGCTGGATTAAAGGTAAAAATCAACACTGTCGCACTAAAAGGTGTAAATGATGATGAGCTTATAAATTTGCTTGAGTTTGCTAAATTTAGAGATTCTCAGATCAGATTTATTGAGTATATGGAAAATTCACACGCTAAAGATGATCTAAAAGGGCTAAGTAGCGATGAAATTTTAAAAATCATCTCACAAAAATATAATGTCACAAAAGATGGAAAACTACCAAATGCGCCTGCGTCTATTTATAGACTTGATGATGGTTATAAATTTGGCATCATTGATCCACACAAGCACGACTTTTGCGAGAGTTGCAACCGCATCAGGCTAAGTGCCGAGGGGCTTTTGATACCTTGCCTTTACTTTGAAGAGGCTCTTAGCATCAAAAAAGCGGTTGAAAAAGGTGATATCGTAGCTGCAAGTGAAATTTTAAGGCAAGTGCTAGCAAACAAACCAAAAGAGAACAAATGGGCGATAGGTGCTAACAATGAAACCTCTTCGCGTGCCTTTTATCAAACTGGTGGTTGATGA
It includes:
- the mqnP gene encoding menaquinone biosynthesis prenyltransferase MqnP, whose product is MIEKLKVIAELIVFKHSVFALPFIFVAMIVASKIESGSAWFGFKLLILGTFCAVSARNFAMAFNRYKDEDIDKLNPRTASRPSVDGRIGRSNMRLFIVANAFIFIVCAYFINSLAFWLSFPILAVLGGYSLFKRFSELAHLVLGLSLGLAPIAGVVAVSAAIPLWSVLLCLGVTFWVAGFDLLYSLQDMKFDKENKLFSIPAIYGDKATLFLSAIFHALAFIFWLLFAWAAGLGAMAFFGILVSGVILFFEHRIVRRDFSKIDRAFFTLNGYLGILFFIFVWISVL
- the moaA gene encoding GTP 3',8-cyclase MoaA, whose amino-acid sequence is MLVDKYGRVVDYLRISVTQRCNFRCRYCMPTTPFSWTPRENLLTFEELFLFVKVAIDEGIKKIRITGGEPLVRKDLDVFIKMISDYNPDIDLALTTNGYMLSHFAKRLKDAGLKRINMSLDTLNEQKAKFIAQKSVLHEVLAGFEAAHDAGLKVKINTVALKGVNDDELINLLEFAKFRDSQIRFIEYMENSHAKDDLKGLSSDEILKIISQKYNVTKDGKLPNAPASIYRLDDGYKFGIIDPHKHDFCESCNRIRLSAEGLLIPCLYFEEALSIKKAVEKGDIVAASEILRQVLANKPKENKWAIGANNETSSRAFYQTGG
- a CDS encoding DUF6115 domain-containing protein, with amino-acid sequence MEIYIFLGFGIVLAIIVALMLIKDSETNKKFARFERAIESVMQENFNLKKQISMLEGEAFKNSEQYEPLKKQIKENIDLQINEKIVPIIRAIKSIERVIDDFATEQKDRIVSLEERTRDINKIAPSVINEEEQILKMFKDGKSAAMIAKDLHVGMGRVEFVLKFHKLA